The proteins below are encoded in one region of Streptomyces roseirectus:
- a CDS encoding sensor histidine kinase, translating into MQGRFKRDGSAPAGPEPRGGTGANTVSSSPQHAQNPGSPTQAGDGKSRPGGGPTAPLTPTAVPPIPPVKAAKGDTGNRVALRNWRISTRLVALLTLPVVAATTLGALRINQSMEDIQQLDNMRLLTDMTKQATELSIALQNERDRSAGPLAHGGGANDITVKGLRATTDRSLDSFVNASEEIDATSRNGNLQGVRDNLVGLVGDLGNLAKLRSTAYTASGNSMQTVEGYHRLISRLVDLSQDMAEATSNPEMIQRTRALAAFSSAKEYSSIQRAVLTAALPTNSTTFGDLSDNDRNYGETAVEGEDSELAIFRSIYGSEGAESLLKPIESGNATIKEADEYAGRAFASKSGLESQDKRSYQDWLDASGTKLQQMKNIESQLLEDMEQKARELRNETERDAIISGVLILLVLGVSLVGAFVVARSMIRSLRRLQETATKVAQERLPELVKQLSESDPQDVDTSVESVGVHSRDEIGQVAAAFDDVHREAVRLAAEQALLRGNVNAMFTNLSRRSQGLIQRQLSLISELESREADPDQLSSLFKLDHLATRMRRNGENLLVLAGEEPGRRWTRPVPLVDVLRAAASEVEQYERIELASVPTTEVAGRVVNDLVHLLAELLENATSFSSPQTKVKVTGHALPDGRVLIEIHDTGIGLSPEDLAAINERLASPPTVDVSVSRRMGLFVVGRLSQRHGIRIQLRPSDSGGTTALVMLPVDVAQGGKKPQPKPGQGGAPAGGPAAAQAAAGAAAARRQSGQGGQGGPQAPGAFGSGPAGVGAPGKGGNFGSGPGGSGSGGAFGDSGAFGGSGAFGAGPAGNGNGNGGFGAGPGGGALGGGPRTALPGRDGAPARGQQQGGRPSAPAPAGTGAFNGLQAAPPQGQDMFGGGTRPPRGKDGQGEQGRGRQPQLPARGGPRAELPGGNPPPRTPSWGDDSARTPALDAPRGHDEPEVARTSQMPRVEGPGSTAEIPRIDADFGRPGTGQAPNSGQQTGQFPALGAPQPQSPSQGNGNRRGVQDDFQATSQFPALGAPQQGDGQGQFGRPGHNPLDNGGQFQRPDVFGTGQQPTAPQSNAQQSGAPQHSTPSQHSTPQAGAPRQGYDGSSTGQHALPGARANGYSARPEPEALPPAGPGDGRTPLYDTLETNWFHQQGGQVQGAQGVPQQPQAQAPAPAATPASAPSAPTSSSAPSAPQRPAASPASSSWRSTPNDELVRQAERVRQPASGGITTSGLPRRVPRANLVPGTAQQQQHQTGPQVSRAPDDVRGRLTNLRRGIAQGRQAGSGQTDSFPSPTHQQER; encoded by the coding sequence GTGCAGGGACGATTCAAGAGGGACGGCAGTGCCCCGGCAGGGCCGGAGCCGCGCGGCGGGACTGGCGCCAACACGGTCAGCTCCTCCCCCCAGCACGCCCAGAACCCGGGTTCCCCCACCCAGGCAGGCGACGGCAAGAGCCGACCCGGCGGCGGCCCCACGGCCCCGCTGACCCCCACCGCCGTCCCCCCGATACCCCCGGTCAAGGCGGCCAAGGGCGACACCGGCAACCGCGTCGCCCTGCGCAACTGGCGTATCTCCACGCGTCTCGTCGCCCTGCTGACCCTCCCCGTGGTCGCGGCGACCACCCTCGGCGCGCTGCGTATCAACCAGTCGATGGAGGACATCCAGCAGCTCGACAACATGCGGCTGCTGACCGACATGACGAAGCAGGCGACCGAGCTGTCGATCGCCCTGCAGAACGAGCGCGACCGCTCGGCCGGTCCCCTCGCCCACGGCGGCGGTGCGAACGACATCACCGTCAAGGGCCTGCGCGCGACGACCGACCGCTCGCTGGACTCCTTCGTCAACGCGTCCGAGGAGATCGACGCCACCAGCCGCAACGGCAACCTCCAGGGCGTCCGCGACAACCTCGTCGGCCTGGTCGGCGACCTCGGCAACCTGGCGAAGCTGCGCTCGACGGCGTACACGGCGTCCGGCAACTCGATGCAGACGGTCGAGGGCTACCACCGGCTGATCAGCCGCCTGGTCGACCTGTCCCAGGACATGGCCGAGGCCACCTCCAACCCGGAGATGATCCAGCGCACCCGCGCCCTGGCCGCGTTCTCCTCCGCCAAGGAGTACTCGTCGATCCAGCGCGCCGTCCTGACGGCCGCGCTGCCCACGAACAGCACCACCTTCGGCGACCTCAGCGACAACGACCGCAACTACGGTGAGACGGCCGTCGAGGGCGAGGACTCCGAGCTCGCGATCTTCCGCTCGATCTACGGCAGCGAGGGCGCCGAGTCGCTGCTCAAGCCGATCGAGTCGGGCAACGCGACGATCAAGGAGGCCGACGAGTACGCGGGCCGCGCGTTCGCCTCCAAGAGCGGTCTTGAGTCGCAGGACAAGCGGTCCTACCAGGACTGGCTGGACGCCTCGGGCACCAAGCTCCAGCAGATGAAGAACATCGAGTCGCAGCTCCTGGAGGACATGGAGCAGAAGGCCCGTGAGCTGCGCAACGAGACCGAGCGCGACGCGATCATCTCCGGTGTCCTGATCCTCCTGGTGCTCGGCGTCTCGCTGGTCGGCGCGTTCGTCGTCGCCCGGTCCATGATCCGCTCGCTGCGGCGCCTCCAGGAGACGGCCACGAAGGTCGCCCAGGAACGCCTGCCCGAGCTGGTCAAGCAGCTCTCGGAGTCGGACCCGCAGGACGTCGACACGTCCGTCGAGTCGGTCGGTGTGCACTCCCGGGACGAGATCGGCCAGGTGGCCGCGGCCTTCGACGACGTGCACCGCGAGGCCGTCCGGCTCGCCGCCGAGCAGGCCCTGCTGCGGGGCAACGTCAACGCGATGTTCACCAACCTCTCGCGCCGCTCCCAGGGCCTCATCCAGCGTCAGCTGTCGCTCATCTCCGAACTGGAGTCCCGCGAGGCCGACCCGGACCAGCTGTCCTCGCTGTTCAAGCTGGACCACCTCGCGACCCGTATGCGCCGGAACGGCGAAAACCTCCTCGTCCTCGCGGGTGAGGAGCCCGGCCGGCGCTGGACGCGTCCGGTGCCGCTGGTCGACGTGTTGCGTGCCGCCGCGTCCGAGGTGGAGCAGTACGAGCGGATCGAGCTGGCGTCGGTGCCGACGACGGAGGTCGCGGGCCGGGTCGTCAACGACCTCGTGCACCTCCTCGCCGAGCTGCTGGAGAACGCCACCTCGTTCTCGTCGCCGCAGACCAAGGTCAAGGTCACCGGTCACGCGCTGCCCGACGGGCGGGTGCTGATCGAGATCCACGACACGGGTATCGGCCTCTCCCCCGAGGACCTGGCCGCGATCAACGAGCGGCTGGCCTCGCCGCCGACCGTGGACGTGTCGGTGTCCCGGCGCATGGGTCTGTTCGTGGTCGGCCGGCTCTCCCAGCGGCACGGCATCCGCATCCAGTTGCGGCCCTCCGACTCCGGTGGCACGACCGCGCTGGTCATGCTGCCGGTCGATGTCGCGCAGGGCGGCAAGAAGCCGCAGCCGAAGCCCGGTCAGGGCGGCGCCCCGGCCGGTGGTCCGGCCGCCGCGCAGGCCGCCGCCGGTGCCGCCGCGGCCCGCCGTCAGAGCGGGCAGGGCGGTCAGGGCGGGCCGCAGGCTCCCGGCGCGTTCGGGAGTGGTCCGGCCGGTGTCGGCGCGCCCGGCAAGGGCGGCAACTTCGGCTCCGGGCCCGGTGGTTCGGGGTCCGGCGGTGCGTTCGGGGACTCCGGTGCCTTCGGCGGGTCCGGCGCGTTCGGCGCGGGTCCGGCCGGCAACGGCAACGGCAACGGCGGGTTCGGTGCGGGTCCCGGGGGCGGTGCCCTCGGTGGCGGTCCACGGACCGCGCTGCCCGGACGGGACGGCGCTCCGGCGCGCGGTCAGCAGCAGGGCGGGCGGCCGTCGGCTCCCGCGCCCGCCGGTACCGGCGCGTTCAACGGGCTCCAGGCCGCTCCCCCGCAGGGCCAGGACATGTTCGGCGGCGGTACGCGTCCGCCGCGCGGCAAGGACGGCCAGGGCGAGCAGGGTCGCGGCCGGCAGCCGCAGCTCCCGGCGCGCGGTGGTCCCCGTGCCGAGCTGCCGGGCGGCAACCCGCCGCCGCGCACGCCGAGTTGGGGCGACGACAGCGCCCGCACGCCGGCGCTGGACGCGCCGCGTGGGCACGACGAGCCGGAGGTGGCGCGCACCTCGCAGATGCCGCGCGTCGAGGGTCCCGGCTCGACCGCCGAAATACCCAGGATCGACGCGGACTTCGGGCGGCCTGGCACCGGTCAGGCGCCCAACTCCGGCCAGCAGACGGGGCAGTTCCCCGCGCTGGGCGCGCCGCAGCCGCAATCGCCATCGCAGGGCAACGGCAACCGGCGCGGCGTCCAGGACGACTTCCAGGCGACGAGCCAGTTCCCGGCGCTCGGCGCTCCGCAACAGGGCGACGGCCAGGGCCAGTTCGGGCGTCCGGGGCACAACCCGCTGGACAACGGCGGGCAGTTCCAGCGGCCGGACGTGTTCGGGACCGGCCAGCAGCCGACCGCACCGCAGTCGAACGCGCAGCAGTCGGGCGCGCCTCAGCACAGCACGCCGTCGCAGCACAGCACGCCGCAGGCGGGCGCGCCCCGTCAGGGGTACGACGGTTCGTCGACCGGGCAGCACGCGCTGCCGGGGGCGCGGGCCAACGGGTACTCCGCCCGGCCGGAGCCGGAGGCGCTGCCGCCGGCCGGTCCCGGGGACGGGCGTACGCCGCTGTACGACACGCTGGAGACGAACTGGTTCCACCAGCAGGGCGGCCAGGTCCAGGGTGCGCAGGGTGTGCCGCAGCAGCCGCAGGCCCAGGCACCGGCTCCGGCGGCCACGCCCGCTTCCGCGCCGTCGGCTCCTACGTCGTCGTCCGCGCCGTCGGCTCCGCAGCGGCCGGCCGCCTCTCCGGCGTCGTCGTCGTGGCGGTCGACGCCCAATGACGAGCTGGTCCGGCAGGCCGAGCGGGTGCGGCAGCCCGCGTCGGGCGGGATCACGACGTCCGGTCTGCCGCGCCGGGTGCCCCGGGCGAACCTCGTGCCGGGCACCGCACAGCAGCAACAGCATCAAACGGGTCCGCAGGTCTCGCGCGCGCCGGACGACGTGCGCGGCCGGCTGACCAATCTCCGTCGGGGCATCGCTCAGGGCCGTCAGGCCGGGAGCGGTCAGACAGACAGCTTCCCGAGCCCCACTCACCAGCAGGAGCGTTAG
- a CDS encoding roadblock/LC7 domain-containing protein, translated as MSQAAQNLNWLITNFVDNTPGVSHTVVVSADGLLLAMSEGFPRDRADQLAAVASGLTSLTAGASRIFEGGSVAQTVVEMERGFLFLMSVSDGSSLAVLAHPECDIGLVGYEMALLVDRAGAVLTPDLRAELQGSLLH; from the coding sequence ATGAGCCAGGCGGCACAGAACCTGAACTGGTTGATCACCAACTTCGTGGACAACACCCCGGGCGTCTCGCACACGGTGGTGGTGTCCGCGGACGGGCTCCTGCTCGCGATGTCCGAGGGCTTCCCGAGGGACCGCGCGGACCAGTTGGCGGCGGTCGCCTCCGGGCTGACCTCGCTGACGGCGGGCGCGTCCCGGATCTTCGAGGGCGGCAGCGTCGCGCAGACCGTCGTGGAGATGGAGCGAGGGTTCCTCTTCCTCATGTCCGTCTCCGACGGTTCCTCGCTGGCGGTGCTGGCCCACCCGGAGTGCGACATCGGCCTCGTCGGCTACGAGATGGCGCTGCTCGTCGATCGCGCGGGCGCGGTACTGACGCCCGATCTGCGAGCCGAACTGCAAGGCAGTCTGCTGCACTAG
- a CDS encoding DUF742 domain-containing protein, with protein MTPPTAHHDPYADPYADEGDQPLVRPYAMTGGRTRPRYQLAIEALISTTADPAALMGLLPEHQRICHLCREVKSVAEVSALLAMPLGVARILVADLAEAGLVAIHQPGGDENNGGAPDVTLLERVLSGLRKL; from the coding sequence ATGACCCCGCCCACCGCCCATCATGATCCGTACGCGGACCCGTACGCGGACGAGGGCGACCAGCCGCTGGTGCGTCCGTACGCGATGACCGGTGGCCGGACCCGGCCGCGCTATCAGCTCGCGATCGAGGCGCTGATCAGCACGACGGCCGACCCGGCGGCGCTGATGGGGCTGCTCCCCGAGCACCAGCGCATCTGCCATCTGTGCCGCGAGGTGAAGTCGGTGGCCGAGGTGTCGGCGCTGCTGGCCATGCCGCTCGGGGTGGCGCGGATCCTGGTCGCGGACCTCGCCGAGGCCGGTCTGGTGGCGATCCACCAGCCGGGCGGCGACGAGAACAACGGTGGCGCTCCGGACGTGACGCTGCTCGAAAGGGTGCTCAGTGGACTTCGCAAGCTCTGA
- a CDS encoding GTP-binding protein — protein MDFASSDGGRATTSAKIVVAGGFGVGKTTFVGAVSEINPLRTEAVMTSASAGIDDLTHTGDKTTTTVAMDFGRITLDQDLILYLFGTPGQDRFWFMWDDLVRGAIGAIVLVDTRRLADCFPAVDYFENSGLPFVIALNGFDGSQPYSPDEVREALQIGPDTPIITTDARHRADAKSALITLVEHALMARLR, from the coding sequence GTGGACTTCGCAAGCTCTGACGGGGGACGGGCCACCACCTCCGCGAAGATCGTGGTGGCGGGCGGCTTCGGCGTGGGCAAGACCACGTTCGTGGGCGCCGTCTCCGAGATCAACCCGCTGCGTACCGAGGCCGTGATGACGTCCGCGTCGGCGGGCATCGACGACCTGACCCACACGGGGGACAAGACCACCACCACGGTGGCGATGGACTTCGGGCGTATCACGCTCGACCAGGACCTGATCCTGTACCTGTTCGGCACGCCGGGGCAGGACCGGTTCTGGTTCATGTGGGACGACCTGGTGCGCGGGGCGATCGGGGCGATCGTCCTCGTCGACACGCGCCGGCTCGCGGACTGCTTCCCGGCGGTCGACTACTTCGAGAACAGCGGGCTGCCGTTCGTCATCGCGCTGAACGGCTTCGACGGCAGTCAGCCGTACTCGCCGGACGAGGTGCGCGAGGCGTTGCAGATCGGGCCGGACACGCCGATCATCACGACCGACGCGCGGCATCGGGCCGACGCGAAGTCGGCGCTGATCACGCTGGTGGAGCACGCGTTGATGGCGCGTCTGCGCTAG
- a CDS encoding nitrate- and nitrite sensing domain-containing protein, whose translation MRRSKKSPEPEARGNFTPPPRGAATAPVPGSEPQAAPAKSGGRLSPRNWRVPTRLNAILLIPVVVGLVMGGFQVKNSIDTWQEAQDAENTAKLVRAALSYSNALLVERDVTAAPLLQGKGENDPTVVSARKATDKASDEFDAAAQSMPDRANLVRRLEGFRKVEPQLQTLRANAYTAKMTGVKTEEGYVEVEHKLLEFSNELGLGTGNITSYGRTVYALALGQGALSLQRSIGMHLLIKPGTSQTSLSQQRVALTSYAYLENIATQEYQSGGTAEDIAKLTAAQKQIEVDAATMINEQKAKNPDYVAPPADPVQFLTAIASIDSTDASKRAALAEQGVTAENWWALTTLKFDAYRKIESGLTNTAVNEASDIASNAQRDAYITGAIVVVALLLAFILASAVARQMSRSMRQLRNAAFGIAEQRLPMLVDQLSRTDPGRVDTRVAPIPINTTDEIGEVARAFDQVHREAVRLAAEQALLRGNINAIFTNLSRRNQSLIEGQLTLITDLENNEADPDQLENLFRLDHLATRMRRNGENLLVLAGEEPGRRWDQPVPLVDVLRAASSEVEQYERIELSGVPEAEIHGRAVTDLVHLLAELLENATTFSSPQTKVRVTATRLPDGRVMIEIHDKGIGLTAEDFADINHKLANPPTVDAAISQRMGLFVVGRLSDRHGIRVQLRPSGEQAGTTSLVMLPDAITHGGGGEQQPEQDQFTVSQIIPEQQFGKGGPEGFGGGQPQQPMRTAAELGFDDTRYEVPDDIRDLDPVGRSLMRDERRAALESPQPRPDTSFGGPDAAFGGPDASFGGPQAQQPAHPQPTRETPLYGDSFTDSPQVTQQTPQLPYESAQNGFDGAPTGFAEQPQAPQSPYGAQAPYETTQQTPYYPPQQGDGFALGGGYPEPAAEERSPAASNGYPAFEEPSYQDDWPQQGDYRNGYPDQYAPEAESAQVADAAEAEPVGFDRPGPAPSAAQSLTDAGLPRRGGAAGGGAVNGGGTAGAPGGGMSGGGVNGAAQPAQQETAAASDDGGEGSWRSANDERWQQASQLRKPKAGGVTSSGLPRRVPKANLVEGAAEATPQGGPQISRAPEDVRGRLSNLRRGVQRGRNNAGSETNGQGFGPDSTYNQER comes from the coding sequence GTGAGGCGAAGCAAGAAAAGTCCCGAGCCTGAGGCCCGGGGCAACTTCACCCCGCCGCCGCGCGGAGCGGCGACCGCCCCTGTTCCGGGCTCGGAGCCCCAGGCAGCGCCCGCCAAGAGCGGCGGCCGGCTGTCTCCCCGCAACTGGCGGGTGCCGACCCGGCTGAACGCGATCCTGCTCATACCCGTGGTCGTCGGCCTCGTCATGGGTGGCTTCCAGGTGAAGAACTCGATCGACACCTGGCAGGAGGCGCAGGACGCGGAGAACACCGCGAAGCTGGTGCGCGCCGCGCTGTCCTACTCCAACGCGCTCCTCGTCGAGCGTGACGTCACCGCCGCGCCGCTGCTCCAGGGCAAGGGCGAGAACGACCCGACGGTGGTCTCCGCCCGCAAGGCCACCGACAAGGCGTCCGACGAGTTCGACGCCGCCGCGCAGAGCATGCCGGACCGGGCCAACCTCGTCCGCAGGCTGGAGGGCTTCCGCAAGGTCGAGCCCCAGCTCCAGACGCTCCGCGCGAACGCCTACACCGCCAAGATGACCGGCGTGAAGACGGAGGAGGGGTACGTCGAGGTCGAGCACAAGCTCCTGGAGTTCTCCAACGAACTCGGTCTCGGCACCGGCAACATCACCTCCTACGGCCGCACGGTCTACGCGCTCGCACTCGGCCAGGGCGCGCTGTCCCTCCAGCGGTCCATCGGCATGCACCTGCTGATCAAACCGGGCACCAGCCAGACGAGCCTGTCCCAGCAGCGGGTCGCCCTCACCTCGTACGCGTACCTGGAGAACATCGCGACCCAGGAGTACCAGAGCGGCGGCACCGCCGAGGACATCGCGAAGCTGACCGCGGCGCAGAAGCAGATCGAAGTCGACGCCGCGACGATGATCAACGAGCAGAAGGCCAAGAACCCGGACTACGTCGCCCCGCCGGCCGACCCCGTGCAGTTCCTGACCGCGATCGCCTCGATCGACTCGACGGACGCGAGCAAGCGGGCCGCGCTCGCCGAGCAGGGCGTGACCGCCGAGAACTGGTGGGCGCTGACGACCCTGAAGTTCGACGCGTACCGCAAGATCGAGTCGGGGCTGACCAACACCGCGGTGAACGAGGCGTCCGACATCGCTTCCAACGCCCAGCGTGACGCGTACATCACCGGCGCCATCGTCGTCGTCGCCCTGCTGCTGGCGTTCATCCTGGCCAGTGCCGTCGCCCGGCAGATGTCCCGGTCGATGCGGCAGCTGCGCAACGCGGCGTTCGGGATCGCCGAGCAGCGGCTGCCGATGCTGGTCGACCAGCTCTCGCGGACCGACCCGGGCCGGGTGGACACGCGGGTCGCGCCGATCCCGATCAACACGACGGACGAGATCGGCGAGGTCGCCCGCGCCTTCGACCAGGTGCACCGCGAGGCCGTCCGGCTGGCCGCCGAGCAGGCGCTGCTGCGGGGCAACATCAACGCGATCTTCACGAACCTGTCGCGCCGCAACCAGTCGCTGATCGAGGGCCAGCTGACCCTGATCACCGACCTGGAGAACAACGAGGCCGACCCGGACCAGCTGGAGAACCTGTTCCGCCTGGACCACCTCGCGACCCGTATGCGGCGCAACGGCGAGAACCTGCTGGTCCTCGCCGGTGAGGAGCCGGGCCGCCGCTGGGACCAGCCGGTTCCGCTGGTCGACGTGTTGCGCGCCGCCTCCTCCGAGGTGGAGCAGTACGAGCGCATCGAGCTGTCGGGCGTGCCGGAGGCCGAGATCCACGGCCGCGCGGTGACCGACCTCGTGCACCTGCTGGCCGAGCTGCTTGAGAACGCGACGACGTTCTCGTCCCCGCAGACCAAGGTCCGCGTCACCGCGACCCGGCTGCCCGACGGCCGTGTGATGATCGAGATCCACGACAAGGGCATCGGTCTGACCGCCGAGGACTTCGCGGACATCAACCACAAGCTGGCCAACCCGCCGACCGTGGACGCCGCGATCTCGCAGCGCATGGGCCTGTTCGTGGTCGGGCGGCTGTCCGACCGGCACGGCATCCGCGTCCAGTTGCGCCCCTCGGGCGAGCAGGCGGGCACGACGTCGCTGGTCATGCTGCCGGACGCGATCACGCACGGCGGCGGTGGCGAACAGCAGCCGGAGCAGGACCAGTTCACGGTCTCGCAGATCATCCCGGAGCAGCAGTTCGGCAAGGGCGGCCCCGAGGGCTTCGGCGGCGGCCAGCCGCAGCAGCCGATGCGGACGGCGGCCGAACTCGGCTTCGACGACACCCGCTACGAGGTGCCGGACGACATCCGCGACCTGGACCCGGTGGGCCGTTCGCTGATGCGCGACGAGCGGCGCGCGGCGCTGGAGTCGCCGCAGCCGCGCCCGGACACCTCCTTCGGTGGTCCTGACGCCGCCTTCGGTGGGCCGGACGCCTCCTTCGGCGGGCCGCAGGCCCAGCAGCCGGCGCATCCGCAGCCGACGCGGGAGACCCCGCTCTACGGCGATTCCTTCACGGATTCTCCGCAAGTCACCCAGCAGACTCCGCAACTCCCCTACGAATCCGCGCAGAACGGCTTCGACGGGGCCCCCACGGGCTTCGCGGAGCAGCCGCAGGCCCCCCAGTCCCCCTACGGTGCGCAGGCGCCGTACGAGACGACACAGCAGACCCCGTACTACCCGCCCCAGCAGGGCGACGGGTTCGCGCTGGGCGGCGGGTACCCGGAGCCGGCCGCCGAGGAGCGCTCCCCGGCCGCGTCGAACGGATACCCGGCGTTCGAGGAGCCGTCCTACCAGGACGACTGGCCGCAGCAGGGCGACTACCGCAACGGCTACCCGGACCAGTACGCTCCCGAAGCGGAATCCGCGCAGGTCGCTGACGCGGCCGAGGCGGAGCCCGTAGGCTTCGACCGTCCGGGTCCGGCCCCTTCCGCCGCCCAGTCGCTGACCGACGCCGGGCTTCCGCGCCGTGGCGGCGCGGCCGGTGGCGGCGCGGTGAACGGTGGCGGTACGGCCGGGGCACCCGGTGGCGGGATGAGCGGCGGTGGGGTGAACGGCGCCGCGCAGCCCGCGCAGCAGGAGACGGCGGCGGCGTCCGACGACGGTGGGGAAGGCTCATGGCGTTCCGCGAACGACGAACGCTGGCAGCAGGCTTCGCAGTTGCGCAAGCCCAAGGCGGGCGGGGTCACCTCCTCCGGCCTGCCCCGGCGGGTGCCCAAGGCCAACCTGGTCGAGGGCGCGGCGGAGGCCACCCCGCAGGGGGGTCCGCAGATCTCCCGTGCCCCGGAGGACGTCCGAGGCAGGCTGAGCAACCTGCGCCGGGGTGTCCAGCGCGGGCGCAACAACGCAGGCAGTGAAACGAACGGCCAGGGCTTCGGCCCTGACAGCACCTACAACCAGGAGCGTTAG
- a CDS encoding roadblock/LC7 domain-containing protein has translation MSQAAQNLNWLITNFVDNTPGVSHTVVVSADGLLLAMSEGFPRDRADQLAAVASGLTSLTAGASRIFEGGAVNQTVVEMERGFLFIMSVSDGSSLAVLAHPEADIGLIGYEMALLVDRAGSVLTPDLRAELQGSLLN, from the coding sequence ATGAGCCAGGCGGCACAGAACCTGAACTGGTTGATCACCAACTTCGTGGACAACACCCCGGGGGTGTCCCACACGGTGGTGGTCTCCGCCGACGGCCTCCTTCTGGCGATGTCCGAAGGCTTTCCCCGCGACCGTGCCGACCAGCTCGCGGCCGTCGCCTCCGGTCTGACGTCCCTGACGGCGGGCGCCTCCCGGATCTTCGAGGGCGGCGCCGTGAACCAGACGGTCGTGGAGATGGAGAGGGGATTCCTCTTCATCATGTCCGTATCCGACGGCTCCTCGCTGGCGGTGCTGGCCCACCCCGAGGCGGACATCGGCCTCATCGGGTACGAAATGGCCCTTCTGGTGGACCGTGCCGGTTCGGTCCTGACGCCCGACCTTCGTGCGGAGCTCCAAGGGAGCCTGCTCAACTAG
- a CDS encoding DUF742 domain-containing protein yields the protein MATPPGGSHPGDWSYGSGHGENAPNPNRYNFPSAPSQPRQPYAPQGPGPSPYDQQPAAPRIQPVQPPQRRAPEPSPAGSSHNPLVRPYAMTGGRTRPRYQLAIEALVHTTAQPHQMQGQLPEHQRICNLCREIKSVAEISALLTIPLGVARILVADLAEAGLVAIHQPGGDENAGGQPDVTLLERVLSGLRKL from the coding sequence GTGGCAACACCCCCAGGCGGTTCCCATCCGGGCGATTGGTCCTACGGCTCCGGCCACGGCGAGAACGCCCCGAACCCGAACCGCTACAACTTCCCCTCCGCACCGAGCCAGCCACGGCAGCCGTACGCCCCGCAGGGCCCCGGCCCCTCCCCGTACGACCAGCAGCCGGCCGCGCCGCGCATCCAGCCGGTGCAGCCGCCGCAGCGCCGCGCCCCCGAGCCGTCGCCCGCCGGTTCCTCGCACAACCCCCTGGTGCGTCCGTACGCCATGACCGGCGGCCGGACGCGCCCGCGCTACCAGCTCGCCATCGAGGCGCTGGTGCACACCACCGCGCAGCCGCACCAGATGCAGGGGCAGTTGCCCGAGCATCAGCGGATCTGCAACCTCTGCCGCGAGATCAAGTCGGTGGCGGAAATCTCCGCCCTGCTGACCATTCCTCTCGGCGTGGCCAGGATCCTCGTCGCCGACTTGGCGGAGGCGGGCCTGGTCGCCATCCATCAGCCCGGCGGCGACGAGAACGCCGGAGGCCAGCCAGACGTGACACTGCTCGAAAGGGTGCTCAGTGGACTTCGCAAGCTCTAG
- a CDS encoding GTP-binding protein encodes MDFASSSGGPSRSTTSAKIVVAGGFGVGKTTFVGAVSEINPLRTEAVMTSASAGIDDLTHTGDKTTTTVAMDFGRITLDQDLILYLFGTPGQDRFWFMWDDLVRGAIGAIVLVDTRRLADCFPAVDYFENSGLPFVIALNGFDGNQPYSPDEVREALQIGPDTPIITTDARHRADAKSALITLVEHALMARLR; translated from the coding sequence GTGGACTTCGCAAGCTCTAGCGGCGGTCCTTCCCGCTCCACCACCTCCGCGAAAATCGTGGTGGCGGGCGGCTTCGGCGTGGGCAAGACCACGTTCGTTGGTGCTGTCTCGGAGATCAATCCGCTGCGTACCGAGGCCGTCATGACGTCCGCTTCCGCGGGCATCGACGACCTCACCCACACGGGGGACAAGACGACGACGACCGTCGCCATGGACTTCGGCCGTATCACGCTCGACCAGGACCTGATCCTCTACCTGTTCGGCACGCCCGGCCAGGACCGGTTCTGGTTCATGTGGGACGACCTGGTGCGCGGGGCGATCGGCGCGATCGTCCTCGTCGACACCCGCCGGCTCGCCGACTGCTTCCCCGCCGTCGACTACTTCGAGAACAGCGGGCTCCCCTTCGTCATCGCCCTCAACGGCTTCGACGGGAACCAGCCGTACTCGCCGGACGAGGTCCGCGAAGCCCTCCAGATCGGGCCCGACACGCCGATCATCACGACTGACGCGCGGCACCGGGCCGACGCGAAGTCGGCGCTGATCACGCTGGTCGAGCACGCGCTGATGGCCCGGCTCCGGTAG